One window of Candidatus Effluviviaceae Genus V sp. genomic DNA carries:
- a CDS encoding tetratricopeptide repeat protein gives MVRTTAMLVAVIALLTAAAWATPLADAIELAEGHREAGRLQEAVSVMEKAVADNPESPKAHAYLGLYLG, from the coding sequence ATGGTGCGCACGACCGCGATGCTTGTGGCCGTCATCGCTCTGCTGACCGCGGCCGCCTGGGCGACGCCGCTTGCTGATGCGATCGAACTCGCCGAGGGACATCGCGAGGCCGGCCGGCTCCAGGAGGCCGTCTCGGTGATGGAGAAGGCCGTAGCCGACAACCCCGAGAGCCCGAAGGCGCACGCCTACCTCGGCCTCTATCTCGG